Proteins encoded by one window of Rutidosis leptorrhynchoides isolate AG116_Rl617_1_P2 chromosome 7, CSIRO_AGI_Rlap_v1, whole genome shotgun sequence:
- the LOC139858468 gene encoding calnexin homolog — protein MRSLQFCCFLLIGCLISQISASASDAIFYESFDESFEGSWIVSEKEEYSGEWKHSKSEGHDDYGLLVSEKARKYAIVKELEKPVELKDGTIVLQFEVRLQNGLECGGAYLKYLRPQEAGWTAKGFDNESPYSIMFGPDKCGATNKVHFILKHKNPKSGEFVEHHLKFPPSVPSDKLTHVYTAILKPDNEVVILVDGEEKKKANFLSSEDFEPALIPDKTIPDPDDKKPEDWDERAQIPDPEAKKPEDWDEDAPMEILDEEAEMPEGWLEDEPEEVDDPEAVKPEDWDDEEDGEWEAPKIDNPKCESAPGCGEWRRPNKRNPAYKGKWSAPLIDNPAYKGIWKPREIPNPNYFELDTPNFEPIAAIGIEIWTMQDGILFDNVLIASDEKTASSIRETTWKPKFKVEEEKQKAEEQSAGFEGLKGIQKAVFDVLYKIANLDFLGEHKVKVVELIEKAEKQPNLTIGVLVSVVVVLFSVLLKLLFGGKKATPKVNVNVAAPAKMDEGETSKSAAAAAAEGEEEEEKKEEQNEAPRRRTTRRDN, from the exons ATGAGATCGTTGCAATTTTGTTGTTTTCTTTTGATCGGTTGCTTGATTTCACAGATTTCCGCATCTGCTTCTGACGCT ATATTTTACGAGTCATTTGATGAATCGTTTGAGGGCAGTTGGATCGTCTCTGAGAAGGAGGAATATTCTG GTGAATGGAAACACTCAAAGAGTGAGGGGCATGACGATTATGGTCTTCTTGTGAGTGAGAAGGCTAGAAAGTATGCAATTGTCAAGGAGCTAGAGAAGCCTGTTGAGCTTAAGGATGGCACCATTGTTCTCCAATTTGAAGTTCGTCTTCAAAATGGTCTCGAGTGTGGTGGTGCGTATCTGAAATACCTTCGGCCACAGGAGGCTGGATGGACCGCAAAGGGATTTGACAATGAGTCTCCTTATTCAATCATGTTTGGCCCTGACAAATGTGGTGCCACAAACAAGGTCCATTTCATCTTAAAGCATAAAAACCCTAAGAGTGGAGAGTTTGTTGAGCACCATCTCAAATTTCCCCCATCTGTCCCTTCAGACAAACTAACCCATGTGTACACTGCCATTTTAAAACCCGACAACGAGGTTGTCATCTTAGTTGATGGAGAAGAGAAAAAGAAGGCTAACTTTCTTTCATCAGAAGACTTTGAACCTGCACTTATCCCTGATAAAACCATCCCTGACCCAGATGATAAGAAACCTGAAGATTGGGATGAACGTGCTCAAATTCCTGACCCGGAAGCCAAAAAGCCCGAGGACTGGGATGAAGATGCACCTATGGAAATATTAGATGAGGAAGCTGAGATGCCTGAAGGATGGCTTGAAGATGAACCAGAGGAAGTTGATGATCCAGAAGCTGTGAAACCCGAGGATTGGGATGATGAGGAAGATGGTGAATGGGAGGCACCCAAAATCGACAACCCTAAATGTGAATCAGCTCCAGGTTGTGGTGAATGGAGGAGACCAAATAAGAGGAACCCAGCTTATAAGGGTAAGTGGAGTGCTCCTCTTATCGATAACCCTGCTTACAAGGGTATCTGGAAGCCACGTGAGATTCCAAACCCTAATTACTTTGAACTTGACACACCCAACTTTGAGCCGATCGCTGCCATTGGTATTGAAATCTGGACAATGCAAGATGGCATCTTGTTTGACAACGTTTTAATAGCAAGTGATGAGAAGACCGCCTCATCAATCAGGGAAACCACATGGAAGCCCAAGTTTAAGGTGGAAGAAGAGAAACAGAAGGCCGAAGAACAATCAGCTGGTTTTGAGGGTCTCAAGGGTATTCAG AAAGCTGTTTTTGATGTTCTTTACAAGATCGCCAATCTTGACTTTCTGGGCGAGCACAAGGTCAAGGTTGTG GAACTTATTGAGAAGGCAGAAAAGCAACCAAACCTCACAATTGGTGTCCTAGTTTCAGTTGTTGTTGTCCTCTTTAGTGTCCTGTTGAAGCTGTTGTTCGGTGGAAAGAAAGCG ACACCGAAGGTGAATGTGAATGTGGCGGCACCAGCAAAGATGGATGAAGGTGAAACCTCAaagtcagcagcagcagcagcagcagaagGTGAGGAGGAGGAAGAGAAGAAAGAAGAACAAAATGAGGCTCCTCGCAGGAGGACAACTAGACGTGACAATTGA